ACGGCGTCGGGGGCGACGTCAGCTGTCTGCTCGAGCATCCCGCCTCCTCAGCAGCGGGCCGCTGGTCGGCTGCGCTGCGGCGTGCCACATCAGGTACGCCGCCAGGCCCGCCACGGCACCCAGCACCCAGGGAGAGACGAGGATCCAGTCGCCGTTGGCGATCCCGGGGCTCTCGGGGATCTCGCGTGCCGCGGTCACGGCAGGGCTGAGGGCCTGCGCCAGCGCGTACAGCACCGCCGCGATCAGCGCGGCCGGTCCCCACAGCGAGGCGGAGGCACGGTCCAGGGCGGCCCCGCAGAGCATCAGGAACCCGAGGGAGAACGGGATCGTGTACCTGCCCTGCCACGCGATGCCGTACTCGTCGAACGTGCTGATCGTGAGTCCGAGCGGGACCAGCAGGGCCAGGGCCATCACGACGCTGACGGCCAGGCGCTCGGAGCGCACGCCGAAGCGGTACGCCAGGATGACGAACCACACCACGACGAGCAGGTAGAACGCATAGACAGCCATCGGGGCCGGGACGTTGCGGTAGGGAAAGGCCCCGATGCTCTGGAAGGTCCACGCGACCAGCGACTTGACGAGTGCCTCTGTCTTCTCGCCCATGCTCATCCCGAGATCGTCCGGCACCTTGCCGATGGTGAGCGAGCTCGAGCTCACGATCCACGCGAGGCTCAGCAACGTCACGACCAGGACGACGCCGGCGGCCGCGAGAACGGCTCGGTCCGTCACGAGGCGGCGGAAGGCGGCTCGTCGGTCGGGCACGCTCAGCAGGACGGCGCCGAGGATGAGCAGGGCCCACAACGGGCCGAGCGAGCGGACCGTCACGAGGACCGACGCGGACAGCGTCCCGATCAGCAGCAACTGACTCTTGCGGGGCACCACGTCGTCGCGCACCAGGCCGAGGAGCGCGGCCCACAGACCGAGGCCGGCTGCCATCTCGAGGCCGTTGGGTGCAGCCATGGACGCGCTGAACACCATGACGGGGCTGCAGGCCAGGGCGGCCCCGAGGTAGGGCCACCCGGTCCGAGCCGTCGAGCGCAGCGCGACGAGCGCCAGGACGATCAGGCCCCAGCACAGGAGTGCGCCGGCGATCCGCATGACGTAGAGAGCCGTGGCGCCGTCGAAGGGGAGGGCCGGAACACCGACGAGTGCGTAGAAGAGGGGGTGGTAGCGCCCGGCACCCGTCGCCACCTCGGTGCCCTCCGAGCGTTCGGTGCCGACGCAGTCGGCCTCGTCGGTGTACCCGAGTCGCTTGCACTCCGGGTACGCCGCTCGAACGATGTCGTCCGGGACCGTCACAAGGGCGCCGGTCCCGCGGGTCGCGTCGGACGGGTCCGCGCGGATGTCGCCGCGCGCCACCGCCGCGGAGCGGTAGACGTGGTCGAACTCGTCGCTCGCCCGGAACGGTGGGACGGCGAGGATCCAGACGGCCTGGAGGACCAGGAGTCCGGCCGCCATCAGACGGATCGAGGGAGTCCTCGACCTGCCCGTGCGTCCCTCCGAGCGCTGCTGCACGCTCCGGTCGTCGATCACGGGCTGTTCTCCTGGATGTCGAGGTAGAGCGCCGTGATGAGCAGGTGGAAGCCCGTCAGCAGCGGGCCGAAGGACAAGATGATCGTGCCCGGGCTCGCCACGGGCGGCCCCAGTGTGTTGACGACGACGAACACCCCCACCGCGACCCCGAAGAGGACGAACGCCAACCCGGAGAAGAACATCAGGGCGACGGGGGAGAAGGACTGGACGACGTACTTCCACCACATGCGGTACCAGAAGCCTCGCCAGAGCTGCCGCAGGATGCGCGGGGCGACCGAGGTGAGGCGGATCCCCGACACCTCGTCGCCGTAGCTGGCGGGCACAGGTACGTCCTTCGCCGGCACGCGGAGGACGTTGAGCTGGATGAGGAGATCGTTCTCGAACTCGTAGCGATGGGCGATCCGGTCGAACTCGAGACGTTCGAGGGCCGTGCTGCGGATCGCGGTGTAACCGTTCTGCGGGTCGAAGAGGTTCCAGTAGCCCGACGCGGCCTTGGTGAGGAACGAGAGGACCACGTTGCCGAGGATGCGGTGCCGGGGCATGCCTCTAAAGGAGCCCGGGCCGAAGAACCGGTTGGCCTTGGTGAAATCCGCGTCGCCGTCGGCGATCGGGTCGAGCAGGGCGGGGAGGAACGACGGATCCATCTGGGCGTCGCCGGCCATCACCACACAGACGTCGGCGCCGAGGTCGAGAGCCCGGCGGTGCCCTGCGAGGATCGCGCCCCCGACGCCTTGGTTCTCCGTCAGCGTGATGAGCTGCAGGCGAGGGTCGCGGGTGTCGGCCGCGGCCTGGGAGGTTCCGTCTGTGCTGGCGTCGTCGACGACCACGACGAGATCGACCAGGTCGGGGGCTGTCGTGACGACGCGCCCCACCAGACGTTCCTCGTTGTGCGCGGGAACCACGATCGCCACACGAAGGTCGCGGTACATCGTCCGTCTCCTCAGCCTCGATGGGGTGATTCAACCCCACTGAACTCGTCCGCCGCGGCATTTCGAGCGGGGAGGGGGAACACACGGAGGCATGTCATCTAGGCTCGTCGCATGTCGTCCGGTCCGGTCGAGGCCCCGGTCCCGCTCACGAGACCATCGTTCGGCCCGGCAGAGCGCGAGGCCATCGAGCGTGTCATGGCCTCCGGATGGGTGGCGGGACAGGGACCCGAGGGTGCCACGCTCGAATCCGTCGTCGCCAGGCTCGCCGGTCGCACCGACGCCGTGGCGGTCAGCAGCTGCACCGCGGGTCTGCACCTGCTGCTCGATGCCCTCGACGTAGGTCCAGGGGACGAGGTGATCGTGCCTGACTACACCTTTCCGGCAACGGCATATGCGGTGATGCACTGCGGGGCTCGGCCCGTGTGCGTCGACGTGGATCCACTCGACGGGTGCCTGGATCCGGCGCTCGTCGGTGCGTCCGTCACTGACAGGACTCGCGCGATCATCGGTGTCGACGCTCTCGGACTCTGCGCGGACTGGGACGCGCTCCGGGAGGTGTCGGAGGCTCACGACCTACCGCTCGTCGAGGACGCCGCGTGCTCCTTGGGAGGCTCCTACCGCGATCGGCCGGCTGGGGCCTTCGGGGTGGCGGCAGTGTTCTCGCTGCACGCACGCAAGGGCGTCACCTGCGGTGAGGGCGGCGTCGTGGTCACTGACGACCAAGCGCTGGCAAGGCGCGTGCGACGCGCCTCGAGCTTCGGGCTCAGCAGCGCGCACGCCCGCGCCGGAGAAGCCGGCTTCGCCGCGCCCGAGTTCACCGAGCTCGGATGGAACTACAAGCTCAGTGACCTCGCGTCCGCCCTGGCCGGCGCGCAGGTCGGGCGGGTGCGCGAGCTGATTGCGCTGCGGACGGCCGCAGCCGAGAGGTATGCCGTGCTCGCGGCGGTGGAAGGCGTATCAGTTCCGTTCGTACCGCCAGAGCGCACTCACACGTGGCAGACCTATGCCGTCACCTTGGCCGACCACCTAGACCGTGACCACGTCGTCGACTCGTTGCGAGAGCGCGGCATCGGCTGCACCATGGGCACCTACGACCTCTCCTCGCAACCCGTGCTCGGGGGGGAGCGGCGTCCGTCGGTGGCTCGCCGACTGGCTCGCCAGCAGCTGGCTCTGCCGATGTTCGCTGACATCACAGCTGAGCAGCAGCGACGTGTCGTGGCCGCGGTGCAGGACGTGGTTGCGTCAGGGGCCCGTCGGGTCAGCTGATCAGACCCGTGTCAGGGTCGATCCGACCGACGACGCGGGCCGGGACCCCGACGACGCAGGTGCGGTCGGGCACGTCATGGGTGACGACTGCCCCCGCACCGACGACACATTCGCTCCCGATGCGGACACCCATGAGGACGACGGCGCCCGCTCCGACGTGGGTCCGGTCGCCGATGAAGGTCGCGGCTCGGTCCACGTCTTCGTACCGCCGCCCGGACACGCAGCGCCTGACGGTCGTGTGACTGTAGATCTGAGCGCCGGCACTGATGTCGCAGCCGCTCCCGATGACAAGTCCGCCACTGCCGTCGAGGAGTACGAAAGGGCCGACCCAGGTGTCCTCCCCGACCTCGGGTGCCCCGACGATCACCGCGGTCGGGTGGTACGGGTGCGCCGGACGGTCAGGCACGGTGCTGTTTGATCCAGTCAAGGACGCTGGCGAGGCCTTCGTCTATCTCGACCCTGGGGCGCCAGCCGAGCACCTCCGCGATCCGCTCCACGCTCGCCTCGCGTCGTGCGACCAGCACCTCGCGTGGCCGGAACTGGGGCACCACGTCGGCCCCCATGGCCACGACGAGGCGCTCCGCCAGCTCGGCCACCGTCGTCTGGCGACCGGTGCCGACGTTCAGCGACTCTCCGGACGCGTCTGAGTCGAGAGCCAGGCCGATCGCTCGCGCGACGTCAGCAACGTGCACGAAGTCCATGCTCTGGTCGCCGCGACCGTCGATGACCGGAGGCTGGCCGGCCAGCAACCGCTTCACGAAGGTCAGGATGACCGAGGTGTAGAAGGCATCGGTCGGTTGCCCGGGACCGTAGACGTTGAAGAAGCGAAGGGCCAGCCAGGTGAGAGCCGATCGTTGCGCGTGGAACGCAAGGAGCTGCTCACCGGCGAGCTTGGCGGTGCAGTAGGGCGTGAGCGGGTCGACGGGTCCGTCCTCGCGCATCGGCAGCTGGGTGGCGTTGCCGTACACCGAGGCCGAGGAGGCGAAGACGACACGACGTACGCCGTGCCGGCTGACGGAGTCCAAGAGGTGTTGCGTGCCCATGAGGTTCACGTCGAGGCTCTCTGCCGGGTCGGCGATGCTCTTGTTGATGCAGACCGCCGCGAGGTGCACGACAGCCTCGACCCCTTGGACGGCCCGATCGACGGCGTGCGGGTAGCGGACGTCCCCCTCCACGAGATCGACACCGGGCATCGCGCACAGGGCATCCGCTGCATCGGCGTCACATCGGTACCGGTTGTCGAGGATGCGTACCCGCCATCCACGGTCCAGGAGCT
This DNA window, taken from Nocardioides sp. HDW12B, encodes the following:
- a CDS encoding DUF2142 domain-containing protein, translated to MIDDRSVQQRSEGRTGRSRTPSIRLMAAGLLVLQAVWILAVPPFRASDEFDHVYRSAAVARGDIRADPSDATRGTGALVTVPDDIVRAAYPECKRLGYTDEADCVGTERSEGTEVATGAGRYHPLFYALVGVPALPFDGATALYVMRIAGALLCWGLIVLALVALRSTARTGWPYLGAALACSPVMVFSASMAAPNGLEMAAGLGLWAALLGLVRDDVVPRKSQLLLIGTLSASVLVTVRSLGPLWALLILGAVLLSVPDRRAAFRRLVTDRAVLAAAGVVLVVTLLSLAWIVSSSSLTIGKVPDDLGMSMGEKTEALVKSLVAWTFQSIGAFPYRNVPAPMAVYAFYLLVVVWFVILAYRFGVRSERLAVSVVMALALLVPLGLTISTFDEYGIAWQGRYTIPFSLGFLMLCGAALDRASASLWGPAALIAAVLYALAQALSPAVTAAREIPESPGIANGDWILVSPWVLGAVAGLAAYLMWHAAAQPTSGPLLRRRDARADS
- a CDS encoding glycosyltransferase family 2 protein, translating into MYRDLRVAIVVPAHNEERLVGRVVTTAPDLVDLVVVVDDASTDGTSQAAADTRDPRLQLITLTENQGVGGAILAGHRRALDLGADVCVVMAGDAQMDPSFLPALLDPIADGDADFTKANRFFGPGSFRGMPRHRILGNVVLSFLTKAASGYWNLFDPQNGYTAIRSTALERLEFDRIAHRYEFENDLLIQLNVLRVPAKDVPVPASYGDEVSGIRLTSVAPRILRQLWRGFWYRMWWKYVVQSFSPVALMFFSGLAFVLFGVAVGVFVVVNTLGPPVASPGTIILSFGPLLTGFHLLITALYLDIQENSP
- a CDS encoding DegT/DnrJ/EryC1/StrS family aminotransferase; the encoded protein is MSSGPVEAPVPLTRPSFGPAEREAIERVMASGWVAGQGPEGATLESVVARLAGRTDAVAVSSCTAGLHLLLDALDVGPGDEVIVPDYTFPATAYAVMHCGARPVCVDVDPLDGCLDPALVGASVTDRTRAIIGVDALGLCADWDALREVSEAHDLPLVEDAACSLGGSYRDRPAGAFGVAAVFSLHARKGVTCGEGGVVVTDDQALARRVRRASSFGLSSAHARAGEAGFAAPEFTELGWNYKLSDLASALAGAQVGRVRELIALRTAAAERYAVLAAVEGVSVPFVPPERTHTWQTYAVTLADHLDRDHVVDSLRERGIGCTMGTYDLSSQPVLGGERRPSVARRLARQQLALPMFADITAEQQRRVVAAVQDVVASGARRVS
- a CDS encoding DapH/DapD/GlmU-related protein, whose amino-acid sequence is MDRAATFIGDRTHVGAGAVVLMGVRIGSECVVGAGAVVTHDVPDRTCVVGVPARVVGRIDPDTGLIS
- a CDS encoding NAD-dependent epimerase/dehydratase family protein; protein product: MRPNATRGGPVRVGRSTVLVTGGLGYIGSHAVPELLDRGWRVRILDNRYRCDADAADALCAMPGVDLVEGDVRYPHAVDRAVQGVEAVVHLAAVCINKSIADPAESLDVNLMGTQHLLDSVSRHGVRRVVFASSASVYGNATQLPMREDGPVDPLTPYCTAKLAGEQLLAFHAQRSALTWLALRFFNVYGPGQPTDAFYTSVILTFVKRLLAGQPPVIDGRGDQSMDFVHVADVARAIGLALDSDASGESLNVGTGRQTTVAELAERLVVAMGADVVPQFRPREVLVARREASVERIAEVLGWRPRVEIDEGLASVLDWIKQHRA